In Hymenobacter sublimis, a single genomic region encodes these proteins:
- a CDS encoding MaoC family dehydratase, giving the protein MSITIGSLTELLQYEGQELGISPYHRITQEQINQFAAATLDFQWIHLDAERAKTESPFGATIAHGYLTVALLPYLWNQIVAIENLKMQVNYEIESLRFNQAVTVDSQVQLRAKLLSVKDLRGIAKARIEVALNIEGSRKPAYTGIITFLYHFDNPAQ; this is encoded by the coding sequence ATGAGCATTACCATTGGCAGCCTGACCGAGTTGTTGCAGTACGAAGGACAAGAGCTGGGAATCTCGCCCTACCACCGCATCACGCAGGAGCAAATCAACCAGTTTGCGGCCGCCACGCTCGATTTTCAGTGGATTCATTTGGATGCTGAGCGCGCTAAAACGGAGTCGCCTTTCGGGGCTACCATTGCCCACGGCTACCTCACGGTAGCTTTGCTGCCCTACCTCTGGAACCAGATTGTAGCCATTGAGAACCTGAAGATGCAGGTCAACTACGAAATCGAGAGCCTACGCTTCAACCAAGCTGTAACGGTGGATAGCCAGGTGCAGCTGCGGGCTAAGCTACTGTCGGTGAAAGATTTGCGCGGCATTGCCAAGGCCCGCATCGAGGTAGCACTGAATATTGAAGGCAGCCGTAAACCCGCGTATACAGGCATTATCACCTTCCTGTATCATTTCGATAATCCGGCGCAGTAA
- a CDS encoding NADH-quinone oxidoreductase subunit J family protein encodes MSPLFLFLAFVALLSALGVVFAKNPVHSVLFLILTFFALSGHYLLLNAQFLAAVNIIVYAGAIMVLFLFVIMFLNLNVDTEPHKPALAKIAAAVAGGSLLLILVVALKDVLPTGAPIDATFDSQIGMVNRLGLVLYREYLLPFELASVLFLVAMVGAVMLGKREVGERNF; translated from the coding sequence ATGTCTCCTCTTTTCCTCTTCCTGGCTTTTGTGGCGCTGCTTAGCGCATTGGGTGTGGTTTTCGCCAAAAACCCAGTGCACAGCGTGCTCTTCCTAATTCTGACGTTCTTCGCTTTGTCAGGTCACTACCTGCTGCTGAACGCACAGTTTTTGGCGGCGGTAAACATTATTGTGTACGCCGGCGCCATCATGGTTCTGTTCCTGTTCGTGATTATGTTCCTGAACTTGAATGTGGACACGGAGCCGCATAAGCCTGCCCTGGCCAAGATTGCCGCCGCAGTGGCTGGGGGGTCCTTGCTGCTGATTTTGGTAGTGGCCTTGAAGGATGTGTTACCTACCGGTGCCCCCATCGACGCTACCTTCGACTCACAGATTGGGATGGTAAATCGCCTGGGCCTGGTATTGTACAGGGAGTATTTGCTGCCCTTTGAACTGGCCTCGGTGCTGTTCTTGGTTGCCATGGTAGGAGCCGTTATGCTCGGCAAGCGTGAGGTAGGCGAGCGAAACTTCTAG
- the nuoL gene encoding NADH-quinone oxidoreductase subunit L: MQEQVLPAASAPYATFLYVLIPLLPFLGFLINGLLNRRLSGTVAGLISSAAVLGSFAISVFLFLNFQYQYTVTLFDWISVGSLQIPFSYQIDQLSLIMLLLVTGVGFLIHVYSIGYMHHDENVGKFFSFLNLFVFSMLVLVLGANFVILFIGWEGVGLCSYLLIGFWNKNHNYNNAAKKAFIINRIGDLGFLLGIFLIYLTFNSVQFGEVFQKAHLGQFGPYTVSIVTVITLLLFVGATGKSAQLPLYTWLPDAMAGPTPVSALIHAATMVTAGIYMILRANVLFTLAPDTLEIIAIIGAATALFAATIGLAQNDIKKVLAYSTVSQLGYMFLALGVMGYSTSLFHVLTHAFFKALMFLGAGSVIHAMSNEQDMRRMGGLRKALPITFITFLIGCLAIAGIPPFSGFFSKDEILLHAYQHSKALYAVGLFTAFLTAFYMFRLLFLTFFGEFRGTEEQKHHLHESPASMTLPLIVLAILAAVGGFMNAPLLLGEGNGYLANYLAPLFTYSKQLNPEAFGVEVDHATEYMLIGLSVGAGVLGIIFAYVQYVSRGVRPAEDEAHRSAPENVVYHKYYIDELYNTLFVRLIMGLSRGLYRYVENGIIDPVVNGFGRLTMGGGQLLRYVQTGSVETYLILMVIGIVLVLALNYVKF, encoded by the coding sequence ATGCAAGAACAAGTATTACCCGCTGCCAGCGCCCCGTACGCCACTTTTCTGTACGTGCTGATTCCGCTGCTGCCGTTTCTGGGTTTTCTCATCAACGGGCTGCTAAACCGGCGGCTTTCCGGCACAGTAGCCGGCCTGATTAGCTCGGCGGCTGTACTCGGCTCCTTTGCTATTTCCGTGTTCCTGTTCCTGAATTTTCAGTACCAGTACACCGTCACGCTCTTCGACTGGATTTCGGTAGGCTCCCTGCAGATTCCGTTTTCCTACCAGATTGATCAGCTCAGCCTGATTATGCTGCTGCTGGTAACGGGCGTGGGCTTCCTGATTCACGTCTACAGCATCGGTTACATGCACCACGACGAGAACGTGGGCAAGTTCTTTAGCTTCCTGAATCTGTTCGTGTTCAGCATGTTGGTGCTGGTGCTGGGGGCTAACTTCGTGATTCTGTTTATCGGCTGGGAAGGCGTGGGGCTCTGCTCCTACCTGCTGATCGGCTTCTGGAACAAGAACCACAACTACAACAACGCCGCCAAGAAAGCCTTCATTATCAACCGCATCGGTGACTTGGGCTTTCTGTTGGGCATTTTCCTGATCTACCTCACCTTCAACTCAGTGCAGTTTGGGGAGGTATTTCAGAAGGCGCATTTGGGCCAGTTTGGTCCCTACACCGTGAGCATCGTCACGGTGATTACCCTGCTGCTTTTCGTGGGCGCCACTGGTAAATCGGCCCAGCTGCCGCTCTATACCTGGCTGCCCGACGCCATGGCAGGCCCTACCCCCGTATCGGCCCTGATTCACGCCGCTACCATGGTTACGGCGGGCATTTACATGATTCTGCGCGCCAACGTGCTGTTCACGCTGGCCCCCGATACACTCGAAATCATTGCCATTATTGGGGCCGCCACGGCCCTGTTCGCCGCTACCATCGGGCTGGCCCAGAACGATATCAAGAAAGTACTGGCCTATTCCACCGTTTCGCAGCTGGGCTATATGTTCTTGGCTCTGGGCGTTATGGGCTACAGCACTTCCCTGTTCCACGTCCTGACGCACGCCTTCTTCAAGGCCCTGATGTTCCTGGGCGCGGGCTCCGTGATTCACGCCATGAGCAACGAGCAGGACATGCGCCGCATGGGCGGTTTGCGTAAGGCGCTGCCCATTACGTTTATCACCTTCCTGATTGGCTGCCTAGCCATTGCCGGCATCCCACCCTTCTCGGGCTTCTTCTCCAAAGATGAAATTCTGCTGCACGCCTACCAGCACAGCAAGGCCCTGTACGCGGTAGGCCTATTTACGGCTTTCCTGACGGCTTTCTACATGTTCCGGTTGCTGTTCCTGACTTTCTTCGGTGAGTTCCGCGGCACGGAGGAGCAGAAGCACCACCTGCACGAGTCGCCGGCTTCTATGACGCTACCGCTCATCGTGCTGGCTATTCTGGCTGCTGTGGGTGGTTTTATGAATGCGCCACTGCTGCTGGGCGAAGGCAACGGCTACCTCGCTAATTACCTTGCACCTCTCTTTACTTACTCCAAACAGCTAAACCCCGAAGCATTCGGAGTTGAAGTCGACCACGCCACCGAGTACATGCTCATCGGCCTTTCGGTGGGAGCCGGCGTACTGGGTATCATCTTCGCCTACGTGCAGTACGTAAGCCGTGGCGTACGTCCCGCCGAAGATGAAGCCCACCGTTCGGCCCCGGAAAATGTGGTCTACCACAAATACTACATCGACGAGCTATACAACACTTTGTTCGTGCGCCTCATCATGGGCCTCTCGCGCGGGCTCTACCGCTACGTGGAAAATGGCATCATTGACCCGGTAGTGAACGGCTTCGGCCGCCTGACCATGGGCGGTGGGCAACTACTGCGCTACGTGCAAACTGGTTCCGTGGAAACCTACCTCATCTTGATGGTAATAGGCATTGTGCTGGTGCTGGCCTTGAACTACGTGAAGTTTTAG
- a CDS encoding RNA polymerase sigma factor gives METIAYPLDASLMTAGHQDLQIQEAVRTQRTRLLAFIRRRIPDETEAEDVLQDVFAELVESYRMLKPVEQAAAWLFRVARNKITDLYRRKKPVSLEDEMALYAADGEENTLLLADILPAPDDAPENRLLRETLMEALSDALAELPAAQRQVFIWHELEDKTFREMEEETGVPLKTLISRKHYAVQHLRKRLQTLYTELFTD, from the coding sequence ATGGAAACTATTGCCTACCCACTCGACGCCTCACTGATGACGGCTGGCCACCAGGACCTGCAAATTCAGGAAGCTGTACGCACCCAGCGCACACGCCTGCTGGCCTTTATTCGCCGCCGCATCCCCGATGAAACCGAGGCCGAAGACGTGCTCCAGGACGTGTTTGCGGAACTGGTGGAGAGCTACCGGATGCTGAAACCGGTGGAGCAGGCGGCCGCCTGGCTGTTTCGCGTAGCCCGCAACAAAATTACGGACCTGTACCGCCGCAAAAAGCCGGTTTCGTTGGAAGATGAAATGGCCCTATATGCGGCCGACGGGGAGGAAAATACGCTACTGCTGGCCGACATCCTGCCCGCGCCCGACGATGCGCCGGAAAACCGCTTATTGCGCGAGACGCTCATGGAGGCCCTTTCCGACGCGCTGGCGGAGCTACCAGCAGCCCAGCGGCAGGTATTCATCTGGCACGAGTTGGAAGACAAAACCTTCCGCGAAATGGAAGAGGAAACCGGCGTTCCGCTAAAAACCCTGATTTCGCGCAAGCATTACGCCGTGCAGCACCTGCGCAAGCGCCTGCAAACGCTCTATACCGAGTTGTTTACTGACTAA
- a CDS encoding NuoI/complex I 23 kDa subunit family protein codes for MQLTNRAKKLEKKPMTLAERAYLPAIFQGLSITMRHFFMKKATVRYPEEVRPFAPIFRGLHVLKRDEQGRERCTACGLCAVACPAEAITMVAGERKKGEEGLYREEKYAISYEVNMLRCIFCGLCEEACPKAAVYLQADKIAPPRYERDEFIYGKDRLVEPVSPDERSVRGIQLTPEQADALRNKLAQQPA; via the coding sequence ATGCAACTCACGAATAGAGCTAAGAAACTAGAAAAGAAGCCCATGACCCTGGCCGAGCGGGCCTACCTGCCGGCTATTTTCCAGGGTCTGAGCATCACGATGCGTCACTTCTTCATGAAGAAGGCGACGGTTCGTTACCCAGAAGAAGTTCGTCCCTTCGCCCCCATTTTCCGGGGCTTACACGTGCTTAAGCGCGATGAACAGGGCCGGGAGCGGTGCACCGCCTGCGGCTTGTGCGCCGTAGCCTGCCCCGCCGAGGCCATTACCATGGTAGCCGGCGAGCGGAAAAAGGGCGAGGAAGGCCTGTACCGAGAAGAGAAGTACGCCATCAGCTACGAGGTGAACATGCTGCGCTGTATTTTCTGCGGTCTATGCGAGGAAGCCTGCCCCAAAGCAGCAGTCTACCTGCAAGCTGATAAAATCGCGCCGCCTCGTTACGAGCGGGACGAGTTTATCTACGGCAAGGACCGCCTCGTGGAGCCCGTGTCGCCGGATGAGCGCTCAGTGCGTGGCATTCAGCTGACGCCGGAGCAAGCCGATGCGCTTCGCAATAAGCTAGCCCAGCAGCCGGCGTAA
- a CDS encoding superinfection immunity protein, with protein sequence MQGALLLADILEPGFSSTGALFMLTCYLMPALFGRDQQNGRTIFFLNLLLGWTIIGWFYALHLALKLSPADREAAASHGFWRQKNNLIS encoded by the coding sequence ATGCAGGGCGCATTACTCCTAGCAGATATACTCGAACCAGGCTTTTCCTCCACCGGAGCCTTGTTCATGCTGACGTGCTACTTAATGCCCGCCCTTTTCGGTCGTGACCAGCAGAACGGTCGGACCATATTCTTCCTGAATCTGCTTTTGGGCTGGACCATCATCGGGTGGTTCTACGCTCTTCATCTTGCGCTCAAACTGTCGCCTGCTGATCGGGAAGCTGCCGCTTCACACGGCTTTTGGCGTCAAAAGAACAACCTGATTAGCTAA
- a CDS encoding STM3941 family protein gives MMEVKLYKSRWRAIKLLIGCSGFVAVGCGLLIKGTTPQWGAWACILFFGLGYPVGIYHLLDRRPQIILNEAGIFDRMAHNVFINWHIIEDAYLAEVHGQKFICLVVRPELEPSRGKGKLAQKLAPISKHLGFQELNISLGQINVDEVRLLEFILLMSKASADVRVPLLEDFYKRA, from the coding sequence ATGATGGAAGTAAAGCTATACAAGTCTCGGTGGCGCGCCATAAAGCTGCTGATTGGTTGCTCAGGTTTCGTTGCGGTAGGCTGCGGACTGTTGATTAAGGGCACTACTCCGCAGTGGGGAGCGTGGGCGTGCATCCTGTTTTTTGGGCTGGGCTATCCAGTGGGCATCTACCATTTGCTGGACCGCCGGCCCCAAATCATCCTGAACGAAGCCGGTATTTTCGACCGGATGGCGCATAACGTGTTCATCAACTGGCATATTATCGAGGATGCCTACTTGGCTGAAGTACACGGGCAGAAGTTTATCTGCTTGGTTGTGCGGCCCGAATTGGAGCCGTCGCGCGGAAAAGGAAAGCTAGCCCAAAAGCTAGCCCCAATTTCAAAGCACTTAGGTTTTCAGGAACTCAATATTTCCTTAGGCCAGATCAACGTTGATGAGGTGAGGCTGCTTGAGTTTATCCTGCTCATGTCGAAAGCTAGCGCTGATGTGCGCGTACCTTTGCTTGAAGACTTTTACAAGAGAGCTTGA
- a CDS encoding DUF1682 domain-containing protein, with amino-acid sequence MNRSFWLLGGLKFILFGTLFVAVAGYLTMYLWNWLVPALFHGPTITFWQTLGLLLLSRILFGGWGRGGRGQAWAQRRRLWKQKMESRMAGLTPEEQEKFRQKMRASCGPAWMRRSPAEEPSTSSL; translated from the coding sequence ATGAACCGCTCCTTTTGGCTGCTTGGCGGCCTCAAATTCATACTTTTTGGTACCTTGTTCGTGGCCGTAGCCGGCTACCTAACTATGTACCTGTGGAATTGGCTGGTGCCAGCCTTGTTCCACGGACCCACCATCACGTTCTGGCAAACCCTAGGGCTATTGCTGCTTTCCCGCATCCTGTTTGGCGGGTGGGGCCGCGGGGGCCGGGGCCAAGCCTGGGCCCAGCGGCGGCGCCTGTGGAAGCAAAAGATGGAGTCTCGGATGGCGGGCCTAACCCCGGAAGAGCAGGAGAAGTTCCGGCAGAAGATGCGCGCCAGCTGTGGCCCGGCCTGGATGCGTCGCTCCCCCGCAGAAGAACCGTCCACTTCCTCACTCTAA
- the nuoH gene encoding NADH-quinone oxidoreductase subunit NuoH, translating into MIELPALGWQSIVIFVVFALSLLIATYCTYAERVIAAFLQDRVGPDRAGPYGLAQPLADAVKMFTKEEFFPGGANKALFIFGPCLAMITALMSSAVIPFGNNMSFGNNAFFLQGIEVNIGMLWVFGVVSLGVYGVMIGGWASNNKFSLLGAVRAASQNISYELAMGMALIAVLMISGTLSLRDITLQQSVAGEWHFWNIVKQPLGFIIFLVCAFAETNRTPFDLPECETELVGGYHTEYSSMKLGLYLFSEYVNIFVVSAVMSVLYFGGFNFPFQYELRDWLVSNHGWELASAQNLITILGTVGLFLKIFAFIFFFMWIRWTLPRFRYDQLMRLGWTILIPLAVINILITGGLILFGVIN; encoded by the coding sequence ATGATTGAACTACCCGCATTAGGCTGGCAATCCATTGTCATCTTCGTTGTTTTCGCGCTTTCGCTGCTGATTGCAACCTACTGCACCTACGCTGAGCGCGTTATTGCAGCCTTTCTCCAGGACCGCGTGGGTCCGGACCGTGCCGGTCCTTACGGCCTAGCCCAGCCCCTGGCTGATGCCGTGAAGATGTTCACGAAGGAAGAATTTTTTCCGGGCGGCGCCAATAAGGCCTTATTCATTTTCGGCCCCTGCTTGGCCATGATTACAGCCCTGATGTCGTCGGCGGTAATTCCGTTCGGCAACAACATGAGCTTCGGCAACAATGCTTTTTTTCTGCAGGGCATTGAGGTTAACATTGGGATGCTGTGGGTGTTTGGCGTCGTTTCGCTGGGTGTTTACGGTGTCATGATTGGGGGCTGGGCCTCTAACAACAAGTTTTCTTTGTTAGGAGCTGTTCGGGCTGCTTCCCAGAACATTAGCTACGAACTGGCCATGGGCATGGCCCTAATTGCTGTGCTGATGATTTCAGGCACGTTGAGCCTGCGCGACATTACCCTGCAGCAGTCGGTGGCGGGTGAGTGGCACTTCTGGAATATTGTGAAGCAACCCTTGGGTTTCATCATTTTCTTGGTGTGTGCCTTTGCTGAAACCAACCGTACGCCCTTCGACTTGCCAGAATGCGAAACCGAGCTGGTAGGTGGGTATCACACGGAGTACTCCTCCATGAAGCTGGGTCTTTACCTCTTCTCGGAGTACGTGAACATCTTCGTAGTATCCGCCGTGATGAGCGTGCTTTACTTCGGCGGCTTCAACTTTCCGTTTCAGTATGAGTTACGCGACTGGTTGGTAAGTAACCACGGCTGGGAGCTGGCTTCGGCTCAGAACCTGATTACCATACTTGGCACGGTTGGCCTATTCCTGAAGATTTTTGCCTTTATTTTCTTCTTCATGTGGATTCGCTGGACCCTACCGCGCTTCCGTTACGACCAGTTGATGCGCCTGGGCTGGACCATCCTGATTCCGTTGGCAGTAATCAACATCCTTATCACCGGCGGGCTCATCCTGTTTGGAGTGATTAATTAA
- the nuoK gene encoding NADH-quinone oxidoreductase subunit NuoK — protein MDQNIPQVIQTVPLQYYVFFATALFSIGVLGVLTRRNAIIIFMCVELMLNAVNVLLTAFSAYRADANGQIFVFFIMAVAAAEVAVGLAIIVMIYRNLQNTDVNLLNRLKF, from the coding sequence ATGGACCAGAACATACCGCAGGTCATCCAAACGGTACCCCTTCAGTACTACGTTTTCTTTGCCACCGCCTTGTTTTCCATTGGGGTGCTCGGAGTACTAACCCGCCGAAATGCCATTATCATCTTTATGTGCGTGGAGCTGATGCTCAATGCCGTGAATGTGCTGCTGACGGCTTTTTCAGCCTACCGGGCCGACGCGAACGGGCAGATTTTTGTGTTTTTCATCATGGCTGTGGCCGCCGCGGAAGTAGCCGTGGGCCTGGCCATTATTGTGATGATTTACCGCAACCTGCAAAACACCGACGTTAATCTGCTTAACCGACTGAAGTTCTAG
- a CDS encoding serine hydrolase domain-containing protein produces the protein MKKLLALLLGLLAYPAWAQTGASAPETAPCDAVIQKFMTRWKLPGASVAISRNGQLVYVRGFGYADLAKSQPATPATLFRVASVSKPVTSVAIMKLLEEGRLDLQHRAFGPQGYLDNPYYTSVITDPRIYTITVRQLLEHTAGWNRDAGVDGFSSSDPIDFPVHVAQVMNVPNPVGDSTLVRYLLSQGLNFTPGSRFAYSNIGYLILGKIIEKVTGQRYETWVRTHVLAPSGIREAHLARNLRPDKQENEAEYFCPLMGESCYGTGKQVPFAYGGANLEAMNAHGGWLFTARDLVRLLLSIDGSPTRPDILQASTLDTMTAPSQATRRYGKGWMLSKRGVWWHTGCLNGSTSLVARTSDGYTWALLFNACPNTNRFWNDVEELGWDCVNSTNAWPSVDLFPPEQHATRLRVKRTAANSATLAWRNGNGTHRLVVVREGAPVNAFPLDGRTYAGGRILGNGATLGHGNYVVAAGPDSTVQVNGLLPGRTYYARVMEYRLGEQTGMQPVYAFDGNPSIHFQLPESAPLAKAKARGTSYKNTLASKVRAKSSRAAPPALPSRPKAQPTSEQTSYLGRLRSLLSWHKE, from the coding sequence GTGAAGAAGTTGCTGGCCCTACTGCTGGGCTTGCTGGCCTACCCGGCCTGGGCGCAAACGGGTGCATCGGCGCCCGAAACGGCACCGTGTGATGCCGTTATTCAAAAGTTCATGACTCGCTGGAAGCTTCCCGGTGCTTCCGTGGCCATCAGCCGGAACGGCCAGCTGGTGTACGTCCGCGGCTTTGGCTACGCCGACCTGGCTAAAAGTCAGCCCGCGACGCCCGCCACCCTGTTTCGGGTGGCCAGCGTGTCAAAGCCCGTAACCTCTGTAGCCATTATGAAGCTGCTAGAAGAGGGCCGCCTTGATCTTCAGCACAGAGCTTTTGGCCCCCAGGGCTACCTCGATAACCCCTATTACACCAGCGTCATCACCGACCCGCGCATCTATACCATTACGGTGCGCCAGCTACTAGAACACACCGCGGGCTGGAACCGCGACGCAGGCGTGGATGGCTTTAGCAGCTCCGACCCCATAGACTTTCCGGTCCATGTGGCGCAGGTAATGAACGTGCCCAATCCAGTTGGCGACTCCACGTTAGTACGCTACCTACTGAGCCAAGGGTTAAACTTCACGCCCGGCAGCCGGTTCGCTTACTCCAACATCGGTTACCTGATTCTGGGTAAAATCATCGAGAAAGTAACCGGGCAGCGCTATGAAACGTGGGTCCGCACCCACGTTCTGGCTCCTAGTGGTATTCGGGAGGCTCACCTGGCCCGCAACCTGCGGCCGGATAAGCAGGAAAACGAGGCGGAATATTTCTGTCCGCTCATGGGTGAATCGTGCTATGGCACGGGTAAGCAAGTGCCTTTTGCCTACGGCGGGGCTAATCTGGAAGCCATGAATGCCCACGGGGGCTGGCTTTTCACGGCCCGGGATTTGGTGCGGCTGCTACTTTCAATCGATGGCTCCCCTACCCGCCCCGACATCCTGCAGGCATCCACTCTGGACACTATGACGGCCCCTTCCCAGGCAACCCGGCGCTACGGCAAGGGCTGGATGCTCAGCAAGCGCGGGGTGTGGTGGCATACCGGTTGCCTCAACGGCTCGACCAGCCTGGTAGCCCGCACATCCGATGGCTACACCTGGGCCCTGCTATTCAACGCCTGCCCCAACACCAACCGCTTCTGGAATGACGTGGAGGAATTGGGCTGGGACTGCGTGAATAGTACCAACGCGTGGCCATCCGTTGACCTATTTCCGCCCGAACAACACGCCACTCGGCTCCGGGTGAAGCGAACCGCCGCCAACTCAGCTACTCTGGCCTGGAGGAATGGCAACGGCACGCACCGGCTGGTAGTAGTGCGCGAAGGCGCCCCGGTCAATGCTTTTCCGCTGGATGGCCGTACCTACGCCGGGGGGCGCATACTAGGTAACGGGGCCACCCTGGGCCACGGTAACTACGTGGTAGCCGCCGGCCCCGACAGCACTGTGCAGGTAAACGGCCTGCTGCCCGGGCGCACGTATTACGCCCGCGTAATGGAGTATCGGCTGGGTGAGCAGACGGGCATGCAGCCGGTGTACGCCTTCGACGGGAACCCGAGCATTCACTTCCAGCTTCCTGAGTCGGCTCCGCTGGCTAAAGCAAAGGCCCGGGGTACTTCCTACAAGAACACCTTGGCAAGTAAAGTGCGAGCCAAAAGTTCTCGGGCGGCCCCGCCCGCCCTACCCTCCCGGCCTAAGGCGCAACCTACCTCGGAGCAGACCTCTTACCTGGGGCGCCTACGCAGCTTGCTCAGTTGGCACAAGGAATAA
- a CDS encoding 2Fe-2S iron-sulfur cluster-binding protein, with the protein MAKITFDGVEVEVPDGTTILNAARQIGGSIVPPAMCYYTPLKGSGGKCRACLVRVAAGSAKDPRPMPKLVASCVTPVQDGMVVENTTSEQVLNVRKGIVEMLLINHPLDCPVCDQAGECDLQNFAFEHGVSTTRYQEERRTFEKIDIGPLIQLHMTRCILCYRCVYTANQITDNRVHGVLGRGDAAEIGTYIENIIDNDFSGNVIDVCPVGALTDKTFRFKSRVWFTKPVNAHRDCPKCSGNVVLWYKGKDVLRTTARKDQYGEVKEWICNECRFEKKETSDWTIEGPAHIDRSSVISANHYELPVLNQSVIADLPESTQRELAQNPPLKLGS; encoded by the coding sequence ATGGCTAAAATAACTTTCGACGGCGTTGAGGTAGAAGTTCCGGACGGAACTACTATCCTGAATGCAGCCCGCCAAATTGGGGGTAGCATTGTGCCCCCGGCCATGTGCTACTATACCCCGCTGAAAGGCTCGGGCGGCAAATGTCGCGCCTGCCTCGTACGGGTAGCGGCCGGCTCGGCTAAAGACCCGCGCCCCATGCCCAAGCTAGTGGCTTCGTGCGTGACGCCGGTACAAGACGGCATGGTGGTGGAAAACACGACCTCCGAGCAGGTGCTGAACGTGCGCAAGGGCATTGTGGAAATGCTGCTCATCAACCACCCCCTGGACTGCCCCGTGTGCGACCAGGCCGGGGAGTGTGACCTGCAGAACTTTGCTTTTGAGCACGGCGTGAGCACCACCCGCTACCAGGAAGAGCGTCGTACCTTCGAGAAAATCGACATTGGGCCACTGATTCAGCTGCACATGACGCGTTGCATCCTGTGCTACCGTTGCGTGTACACAGCCAATCAGATTACCGATAACCGCGTGCACGGTGTACTGGGCCGCGGCGACGCGGCCGAAATTGGCACCTACATTGAGAACATCATTGATAATGATTTCTCCGGCAACGTCATCGATGTATGCCCGGTAGGAGCCCTGACCGACAAGACGTTCCGCTTTAAATCACGCGTGTGGTTCACCAAACCAGTGAATGCTCACCGCGACTGCCCTAAGTGCTCTGGCAACGTAGTGCTCTGGTACAAAGGCAAGGACGTGCTACGCACCACGGCCCGTAAGGACCAATACGGCGAGGTAAAGGAGTGGATTTGCAACGAGTGCCGCTTCGAAAAGAAGGAAACCTCCGACTGGACGATTGAGGGCCCCGCCCATATCGACCGTTCTTCGGTGATTTCGGCTAACCACTACGAGCTACCCGTGCTGAACCAGTCCGTTATTGCTGACCTGCCCGAAAGCACCCAGCGCGAACTGGCCCAGAATCCGCCGCTTAAATTAGGCTCATAA